From Saccopteryx leptura isolate mSacLep1 chromosome 3, mSacLep1_pri_phased_curated, whole genome shotgun sequence, one genomic window encodes:
- the LOC136397341 gene encoding small ubiquitin-related modifier 2-like has translation MTNGKPKKGVTTGSNNHINLKMGPGRVSVVQFRHKRPTVPSKLMKAYCERQFLEMKDEGTIDLFQQQLGSVH, from the exons ATGACCAATGGCAAGCCCAAAAAAGGAGTCACAACTGGAAGCAATAATCATATTAATttgaaaatgggccctggccg TGTTTCTGTGGTACAGTTTAGGCATAAGAGGCCTACAGTTCCTAGTAAACTAATGAAAGCCTATTGTGAAAGACAGTTT TTAGAAATGAAGGATGAAGGTACAATTGATTTGTTCCAGCAGCAACTGGGAAGTgttcactaa